Proteins co-encoded in one Pithys albifrons albifrons isolate INPA30051 unplaced genomic scaffold, PitAlb_v1 scaffold_42, whole genome shotgun sequence genomic window:
- the NFE2 gene encoding transcription factor NF-E2 45 kDa subunit — MGDPEVLGRRGPALAPPPVEVEVTWQEILSLTELQGLDVPSDPPGDPPFYPVPTPPFPPCAPHFSPPFPSPFPTPPFPPPFPPVLQQHHSSDNGDTRGGTGGRDQRQELSLALPVAPEALVNLQHHHGGTSGDNGDNSAPRHGIGGNGDSALTGGHNQHHPLSLALPLAPEATMNLQHRHGSDTSDGGTGDNSSTGVTSGHNWHQTLSLAPPLVPEPTMNLRHHHGGTDHGANGGITGAITVTGATAIPGSRDRRRALALALPLAPEAIVSLPVEDLKAILARARASGAQLALCRDIRRRGRNKVAAQRCRRRRLEAIAGLRAELCRLGRERERLLRARGHAQRALGTLRGQLERVTREVMGALSNGDTNSVTPAGTAALGDREGTPRGTQRVMGVFGDGDPHEELGSVTPQVLGALGDRDTHGVTSQVLGALEDRDTHGVTPQVLGALEGRDTHGVTSQVLGALEDRDTHGVTSQVKEVSPLCHLPHPSDTSWSPQGTINPSPAHHLSLSPPVQDTRRDTAGSDPGGAGGSARNYGDLDTATTASPGGGGRGGPGGGPGGSRGGPGGLQGRSRGAPGAVPGGSSSGSSPGPAPARLRVLGTTREDQGAPAWKRQS, encoded by the exons ATGGGGGACCCCGAG gtgctggggagGCGTGGCCCGGCTTTGGCCCCGCCCCCGGTCGAGGTGGAGGTCACGTGGCAGGAGATCCTGTCCCTCACTGAGCTGCAG GGCCTGGATGTGCCATCGGACCccccaggggaccccccttttTACCCTGTCCCcactccccctttccccccctgtgccccccatttctcccctccttttccttcccctttccccacccctcctttcccaccccccttccctccagtgctgcagcagcaccacagcagtgaCAATGGGGACACCAGAGGTGGCACTGGTGGCCGTGACCAGCGCCAGGAactgtccctggcactgcccgtGGCACCCGAGGCCTTGGTGAACCTGCAGCACCACCACGGTGGCACAAGTGGTGACAACGGTGACAACAGTGCCCCCCGCCATGGCATTGGTGGCAATGGTGACAGTGCTCTCACTGGTGGCCACAACCAGCACCACCcgctgtccctggcactgcccttggcgcccgaggccACCATGAACCTGCAGCACCGCCACGGCAGTGACACCAGTGACGGTGGCACCGGTGACAACAGCAGTACCGGTGTCACCAGTGGCCACAACTGGCACCAGACACTGTCCCTGGCACCGCCCTTGGTGCCTGAGCCCACCATGAACCTGCGGCACCATCACGGTGGCACCGACCACGGTGCCAACGGCGGCATCACCGGTGCCATCACCGTCACCGGTGCCACCGCCATCCCCGGCAGCCGTGACCGCCGCCGTGCCCTGGCGCTGGCGCTgcccctggcgcccgaggccATCGTGTCACTGCCCGTGGAGGACCTGAAGGCCATCCTGGCGCGGGCACGGGCGTCGGGCGCGCAGCTGGCGCTGTGCCGGGACATCCGGCGCCGCGGCAGGAACAAGGTGGCGGCCCAGCGGTGCCGGCGGCGCCGGCTCGAGGCCATCGCCggactgagggcagagctgtgccggctgggcagggagcgggAGCGGCTGCTGCGGGCACGGGGACACGCACAGCGGGCACTGGGCACCCTCCGCGGGCAGCTGGAGAGGGTCACGCGGGAGGTCATGGGCGCTCTGAGCAACGGGGACACCAACAGTGTCACCCCCGCGGGGACAGCGGCgcttggggacagggaggggacccCACGGGGCACTCAGAGGGTCATGGGGGTGTTTGGGGATGGGGACCCACATGAGGAGCTGGGCAGTGTCACCCCCCAGGTGTtgggggcacttggggacagggacacacacgGTGTCACCTCCCAGGTGTTGGGGGCACTCgaggacagggacacacacgGTGTCACCCCCCAGGTGTTGGGGGCACTCgagggcagggacacacacGGTGTCACCTCCCAGGTGTTGGGGGCACTCgaggacagggacacacacgGTGTCacctcccag GTCAAGGAGGTGTCCCCACTTTGTCACCTCCCTCACCCCAGTGACACATCCTGGTCACCCCAGGGCACCATCAACCCCTCACCTGCCCATCACCTGTCCCTGTCACCTCCAG TACAGGACACACGGCGGGACACGGCCGGGAGCGACCCCGGCGGTGCGGGAGGCTCCGCACGGAACTACGGGGACCTGGACACGGCGACCACGGCCAGCCCCGggggcgggggccggggcggTCCCGGGGGCGGCCCGGGGGGCTCCAGGGGCGGTCCCGGGGGGCTCCAGGGGCGGTCCCGGGGGGCTCCAGGGGCGGTCCCGGGGGGCTCCAGCTCCGGctccagccccggccccgctcccgcccggcTCCGGGTCCTGGGGACGACACGGGAGGATCAGGGAGCGCCGGCCTGGAAACGGCAGAGTTAG
- the HNRNPA1 gene encoding heterogeneous nuclear ribonucleoprotein A1, with amino-acid sequence MAKAESPKEPEQLRKLFIGGLSFETTDESLRSHFEQWGTLTDCVVMRDPNTKRSRGFGFVTYSSVEEVDAAMNARPHKVDGRVVEPKRAVSREDSQRPGAHLTVKKIFVGGIKEDTEEHHLRDYFGQYGKIEVIEIMTDRGSGKKRGFAFVTFDDHDSVDKIVIQKYHTVNGHNCEVRKALSKQEMASASASQRGRSGSGNFGGGRGGGFGGNDNFNRGGNFGGRGYGGGGGPGYSGGNRGYGGSGSYDGYNNGGGFGGGSGGRRPARGPALAVRNGLGEAGSGSNFGGGGSYNDFGSYNNQASSFGPMKGGSFGGRSSGPYGGGGYGSSSGGSYGGGRRF; translated from the exons atggccAAGGCCGAG TCCCCGAAGGAGCCGGAGCAGCTCCGGAAGCTTTTCATCGGCGGCCTCAGCTTTGAAACCACAGATGAGAGTCTGCGCAGCCACTTCGAGCAGTGGGGGACCCTGACCGACTGTGTG GTGATGCGGGACCCCAACACGAAGCGCTCGCGGGGCTTTGGCTTCGTCACCTACTCGTCGGTGGAGGAGGTCGATGCGGCCATGAACGCGCGGCCACACAAGGTGGACGGGAGGGTGGTGGAGCCCAAGAGGGCCGTGTCCAGAGAG GACTCACAGCGACCAGGTGCCCACCTGACAGTGAAGAAGATCTTCGTGGGGGGCATCAAGGAGGACACAGAGGAGCATCACCTGCGGGACTATTTTGGGCAGTACGGCAAGATCGAGGTCATCGAGATCATGACCGACCGCGGCAGCGGCAAAAAACGCGGCTTCGCCTTCGTCACCTTCGACGACCACGACTCGGTGGACAAGATTGTCA TCCAGAAGTACCACACGGTGAACGGGCACAACTGCGAGGTGCGCAAGGCGCTGTCCAAGCAGGAGATGGCGAGTGCCTCTGCCAGCCAGCGAG GCCGCAGCGGCTCCGGGAACTTCGGCGGTGGCCGCGGAGGTGGATTCGGCGGGAACGACAACTTCAACCGCGGCGGCAACTTCGGTGGCCGTG GTTacgggggcggcggcggccccggctACTCGGGGGGTAACCGCGGCTACGGCGGCAGCGGCTCCTACGACGGCTACAACAACGGCGGTGGCttcggcggcggcagcggcgggcgGAGACCGGCCCGGGGGCCAGCGCTGGCCGTGCGCAACGGGCTGGGCGAGGCGGGCTCAG GCAGCAATTTTGGGGGCGGGGGCAGCTACAACGACTTCGGCAGCTACAACAACCAGGCCTCCAGTTTCGGGCCCATGAAGGGCGGCAGCTTCGGGGGGCGCAGCTCGGGGCCCTACGGGGGCG GTGGCTACGGCAGCTCCAGTGGCGGCAGCTACggaggagggaggaggtttTAA
- the CBX5 gene encoding chromobox protein homolog 5, whose amino-acid sequence MGRRSRRAADSSSSGDEEEYVVEKVLDRRVVRGQAEYLLKWKGFSEEHNTWEPEKNLDCPELISQFLRKDRRMRDGDTGTRPRERPEGAKRKGLPGNGSGSDDGRAKKKRESNDIARGFERGLEPEKIIGATDSCGDLMFLMKWKDTDEADLVLAKEANLKCPQIVIAFYEERLTWHAYPEEPEPKERDPPRS is encoded by the exons ATGGGCAGGAGGAGCCGGCGGGCAGCCGACAGCTCGTCCTCGGGAGACGAGGAGGAATATGTGGTGGAAAAGGTGCTGGATCGGCGCGTGGTGAGGGGCCAGGCCGAGTACCTGCTCAAGTGGAAGGGCTTCTCTGA GGAACACAACACGTGGGAGCCCGAGAAGAACCTGGACTGCCCCGAGCTGATCTCGCAGTTCCTGCGCAAGGACCGCAGGATGAGGGacggggacacggggacacggCCCCGGGAGCGCCCCGAGGGCGCCAAGAGGAAGGGGCTGCCCGGCAACGGCAGCGGCAGCGACGACGGCAGGGCCAAGAAGAAGAGGGAG agcAACGACATCGCCCGCGGGTTCGAGCGGGGGCTGGAGCCCGAGAAGATCATCGGGGCCACCGACTCCTGTGGGGACCTCATGTTCCTCATGAAGTG GAAGGACACAGACGAGGCCGACCTGGTGCTGGCAAAGGAGGCCAATCTCAAGTGTCCCCAGATCGTCATCGCGTTCTACGAGGAGCGGCTGACGTGGCACGCGTACCCCGAGGAGCCCGAGCCCAAGGAGCGGGACCCCCCCCGCAGCTAA